The nucleotide window CAAAGATTTTATCAGACCCATTGCTGATTTGGGTGGCGATATCTTCGGCTACATTGATTTGACGATTATGATCTTTGCTTGAATTACCGTGACTGCAATCGACCATCACACTGGCGGTAATGCCGGCGCTGGTTAATTGTTCACATGCCGCATCGATGTGCTGTTCACCATAATTTGGCTGTTTACCACCACGCAATATAACGTGCGCATATGGATTGCCCGCGGTGCGGTAGATACACATTTGTCCGGTTTTATCAGGTGAATACAATACATGTGGAACACTAGACGCTTTAATGGCGTCCATAGCGATTTTAACATTACCATCGGTACCGTTTTTAAAGCCAACAGGGCAAGACAGTGCCGAGGCAAGTTCACGGTGAACCTGTGATTCGGTGGTACGAGCGCCAATGGCTCCCCAACTGATCAGATCGGAAATATATTGACCGGTAACCATGTCTAAGAATTCAGTGGCAGTAGGCAATCCCATGTCGTTGATTTGCATCAACAGGTTGCGAGCCAGGTGCAAGCCTTTCTCAACATTAAACGATTTATCTAAATCAGGATCTGAAATAAGGCCTTTCCAGCCAACCGTAGTGCGTGGCTTTTCAAAATAAACGCGCATAACGATATACATTTCATTAATGTATTTATCGTGTAACGTCTTAAGTTTGCGAGCGTAATCCAACGCGGCTTCAGTGTCATGAATAGAACACGGGCCGATTATCACTAACAAACGTTTGTCTTTACCACTGATGATATCTTCAATGACAGAACGTGAGTTGATGATAAATTGCGCATTTTCATCAGACAAAGGAATATCGCGAGCCAATTGCGCTGGTGAGATCAAGTGATCGATCAGCGAGGTGCGAAACTCATCGGTTTTAATTGTCATGTAAATTCTTGAGCTTACAAAAAATAAAGGCGCTAACTATATCAAAAACGGCTCTCTTTGGAACCGTTTTGCTTATATAAATAACGACTATTAAAGGATTAATTACACTATTGTAGTATGTAATAACATCGTTACTAGTATTTGTAGCGTTGTAAACCCGCTTCAGAGATGATTTTCGCCGAGATCTCTTCTACCGAAAAACTGGTGGTATTGATATAAGGAATGCGTTCCTTCTTATATAGCTTTTCAACTTCGCGAACCTCCATGCGACACTGGCGTGACGAGGAATACTTTGAGTTCGCCATGCGACCGTCTCTGATCTCCCGCAATCGCAGTGGTTCTATGGTTAAACCAAATAATTTTTTCTTATGTTTTTTAAGAAACTCAGGCAGAGCTAAATCGTCCATATCATCGTCGGTAAATGGGTAGTTTGCGGCTTTAATGCCATATTGCAACGCAAGGTACAACGAGGTTGGGGTTTTGCCTGAACGAGATACGCCAACTAGAATTACATCAGCGTGTTCGTAATCTGTTACTTTGCTGCCATCGTCATTTGCTAAGGCAAAATTCACGGCATCGATGCGATAATCGTAGCTATTTTCATGGATAGAATGGGTACGATGTGATTTAGGTTTTGCGGTAATTCCCAGCTCTTGTTCAACAGGGTTTACAAAATGCTCGAGAAAGTTATAGATAACCGCATCGCTAGAGTCAATGATCTCACGGGTTTCGGGCTTGACAAAGGTGTGAAAAACGAACGGTTTTTCGCCGCTGCGTTTGGCGGTTAAATTGATCTGTTTTTTGACCTCTTCGGCTTTATCCACGGTCTCTACAAAGGGAATGGTGACATGCTCAAATTCCATAGGGAACAACGAAAGTAGGGCGTGTCCAAAGACTTCAGAAGTGATTGCGGTACCGTCGGAAATGTAAAAAGCTGTGCGCATTTGGTAACTCTTGTGAAATGTCATTTAAAAACTTACATGTTGGGTTTTAGTTTATCTTGTTAATGTGTAAAATGTCGATGAATTTTAAGGGAGGCTGAAAATATAAGTCAGTCCCCATTATTACAATAAGCTTAATTCTTGTTAGGAGAACGACGTGCAAGAAAATGTACTTTGGTACCAAGACCTGGGTATGGGCGATGTGGACCGCGTTGGCGGTAAAAACGCATCATTAGGTGAAATGATTTCAAACCTGGCTAACGTCGGGGTTCAAGTACCAGGTGGTTTCGCGACCACTTCCTTTGCATTTAATCACTTTCTTGAGCAATCAGGTATCAATGAAAAAATCTATGCTGAATTAGATAATTTAGACGTTGATGACATCAGTGCTCTAACCGAGTGTGGCGCGAAAATTCGTCAATGGATTATCGATACGCCGTTTCTTCCTGAAATGCAAAAAGATATCGAAGATGCTTACGCGCAACTAGCCGGTGAATTTAGTGCAGAAGCGTCATTCGCTGTACGCTCGTCTGCAACCGCCGAAGATATGCCTGACGCGTCATTTGCCGGTCAGCAGGAAACGTTCTTAAATGTACGTGGCTTAGATGCGGTGATGACGGCCATCAAACATGTCTTTGCCTCTTTATTTAACGACCGTGCGATCTCTTATCGTGTGCATTCTGGTTACGACCATCGCGGTGTTGCCTTATCTGCTGGTATTCAACGCATGGTTCGTTCAGATATCGCGTCAAGCGGTGTTATGTTCAGTATTGATACCGAATCTGGCTTTGAAGATGTGGTGTTTATCACCTCGAGCTTTGGTTTGGGTGAAATGGTTGTACAAGGTGCGGTTAACCCGGACGAGTTCTACGTACACAAACCAACTCTAGCTGCTGGTCGTCCTGCGGTATTGCGCCGTAACATCGGTTCAAAAGCCATTAAGATGATTTACGCTGACACGCAAGAGCACGGCAAGCAAGTTGAAATCGTTGATATCGACGAAGCTGTATCTGATACCTTCTCGATTAACGATGCCGAGATTGAAGAGCTAGCAAAGCAAGCGGTAATCATTGAAAAGCATTACGGTCGTCCTATGGACATCGAATGGGCCAAAGATGGCCTAGACGGTAAGCTATACATTGTCCAGGCGCGTCCTGAAACAGTCCGTAGCCGTGAAAGTGCTAACGTAATTGAGCAATTCCAACTGCAAGACAAGTCTAAAGTTGTTTGTGAAGGTCGTGCAATTGGTAACAAAATTGGTAAAGGTAAAGTAAAAGTACTGGACTCAATTGATGAAATGGACAAGGTTCAAGAAGGCGATGTTCTGGTCACAGATATGACTGACCCTGATTGGGAACCTATCATGAAACGCGCATCAGCGATTGTCACTAACCGTGGCGGTCGTACTTGTCACGCGGCGATTATCGCCCGTGAAATGGGTATTCCAGCGGTTGTTGGTTGTGGTGATGCCACCGCTAAAATCAGTGACGGCAGTGATGTCACCGTATCGTGTGCGGAAGGCGATACCGGTTTTATCTATGAAGGTCAACTTGAGTACTCTGTGTCGACGTCTGAAATCGACAACATGCCAAGTATTCCAATGAAAGTCATGATGAACGTTGGTAACCCAGATCGTGCGTTTAGCTTTGCCCGTCTACCTCATGCTGGTATCGGCTTAGCTCGCGTAGAATTTGTTATCAACAAAATGATCGGCGTGCACCCTAAAGCGTTATTGAACTTTGATAACGAATCAGCGGATTTACAGCAAGAGATCAAAGAAATCATGGCAGGCTACGAGTCGCCGCGTGAATTCTACATCACAAAGCTTACCGAAGGTGTTTCAACCTTAGCAGCGGCGTTCTCTCCAGAGCGTGTTATCGTTCGTATGTCAGACTTTAAGTCTAACGAATACGCCAATTTAGTTGGTGGCGATATCTACGAGCCGGAAGAAGAAAACCCAATGATCGGCTACCGTGGTGCGTCTCGTTATATCTCTGAAGATTTCCGTGAATGTTTCGCGATGGAATGTGAAGCCATCAAACGGGTTCGCAATGACATGGGCTTGACCAACGTTGAAATCATGATCCCATTTGTACGTACGTTAGAAGAAGCTGAGCAAGTGATTGCGATTCTCGCTGAAAACGGCCTAGAGCGTGGCAAAGATGGCTTAAAAGTTATCATGATGTGCGAGCTACCATCTAACGCCATTTTAGCGGACCAGTTCCTAGATCACTTTGACGGTTTCTCGATTGGCTCAAATGATTTGACCCAGCTAACCCTAGGGCTTGACCGCGACTCTGGTTTGATTGCTCACTTATTTGATGAGCGCAACCCAGCCATCAAAGCACTACTTGAGATGGCCATTAACGCGTGTAAGGCACGTGGTAAATACGTTGGTATTTGTGGTCAGGGTCCATCGGATCACAAAGACTTTGCCCACTGGTTAGTTGAACAGGGCATCGATTCGGTTTCTCTTAACCCAGATACTGTACTTGATACCTGGTTATACCTTGCTGAGCAAAACAACAAATAGTTAGCTGCTTAACGGCAATAATGTGTAAAAGGGCCTTCGGGCCCTTTTTTAATGGTTAATATTCGCCAATTATGAATTAATAGTCATCTGCTTATACAATTCGCTCAATGTCGCTAAATTACTGGATAAACCCATTGTTTTTATAACAAATTTTTAGCATTATTAATGCCTGCCGTAATAAACAGAATGAATCTAGGATATGTTGCCTCGTTTAGATAGCACAGATATAACCTTACCTTTGTATCAAACCTACGCTAAAGCGTTAAAGAAAGCCGGTTTTAAAGGTGATATTGAAACCAGTTATTCGTCACGTTTAGCGGTGGCGACCGATAACAGTGTCTATCAACAAGTCCCGCAAGCGGTGATCCACCCAAAAACCGTGGAAGATGTCAAAATCATCAATGCGGTGGCAACAAGCGATAAGTTTCAAGAGATAAAATTCAGCGCACGTGGCGGTGGTACGGGCACAAATGGCCAGTCATTGACACCGGGTATCGTTGTTGACATGTCGCGCCATATGAAGCAAATCCTAGAAGTAAATACCGAACAGCATTGGGTCAAAGTTCAAGCGGGTGTGGTAAAAGATCAGCTGAATGAATTTCTTAAACCTTTGGGGTTTTTCTTTTCGCCAGACTTGTCGACCAGTAACAGAGCAACCATTGGTGGTATGGTCAATACCGACGCATCAGGCCAGGGCTCACTGCTTTATGGCAAAACCTCTGATCATGTATTGTCATTACGTTGCGTACTCGCCAACGGCGATGAGATGCATACCGAAAGTAAATCTCGTGACGAAGTTGAGGCGATAATTGCTCGCCAAGACAGTGAAGCTAAAGTATATCAAACCGCATTTTCAGCGTGTTTT belongs to Thalassotalea sp. HSM 43 and includes:
- a CDS encoding 3-deoxy-7-phosphoheptulonate synthase, which encodes MTIKTDEFRTSLIDHLISPAQLARDIPLSDENAQFIINSRSVIEDIISGKDKRLLVIIGPCSIHDTEAALDYARKLKTLHDKYINEMYIVMRVYFEKPRTTVGWKGLISDPDLDKSFNVEKGLHLARNLLMQINDMGLPTATEFLDMVTGQYISDLISWGAIGARTTESQVHRELASALSCPVGFKNGTDGNVKIAMDAIKASSVPHVLYSPDKTGQMCIYRTAGNPYAHVILRGGKQPNYGEQHIDAACEQLTSAGITASVMVDCSHGNSSKDHNRQINVAEDIATQISNGSDKIFGVMIESFLVAGNQKVIEGEEDKLVYGQSITDACVNLEQSETILDILQAAKQ
- a CDS encoding pyruvate, water dikinase regulatory protein yields the protein MRTAFYISDGTAITSEVFGHALLSLFPMEFEHVTIPFVETVDKAEEVKKQINLTAKRSGEKPFVFHTFVKPETREIIDSSDAVIYNFLEHFVNPVEQELGITAKPKSHRTHSIHENSYDYRIDAVNFALANDDGSKVTDYEHADVILVGVSRSGKTPTSLYLALQYGIKAANYPFTDDDMDDLALPEFLKKHKKKLFGLTIEPLRLREIRDGRMANSKYSSSRQCRMEVREVEKLYKKERIPYINTTSFSVEEISAKIISEAGLQRYKY
- the ppsA gene encoding phosphoenolpyruvate synthase, encoding MQENVLWYQDLGMGDVDRVGGKNASLGEMISNLANVGVQVPGGFATTSFAFNHFLEQSGINEKIYAELDNLDVDDISALTECGAKIRQWIIDTPFLPEMQKDIEDAYAQLAGEFSAEASFAVRSSATAEDMPDASFAGQQETFLNVRGLDAVMTAIKHVFASLFNDRAISYRVHSGYDHRGVALSAGIQRMVRSDIASSGVMFSIDTESGFEDVVFITSSFGLGEMVVQGAVNPDEFYVHKPTLAAGRPAVLRRNIGSKAIKMIYADTQEHGKQVEIVDIDEAVSDTFSINDAEIEELAKQAVIIEKHYGRPMDIEWAKDGLDGKLYIVQARPETVRSRESANVIEQFQLQDKSKVVCEGRAIGNKIGKGKVKVLDSIDEMDKVQEGDVLVTDMTDPDWEPIMKRASAIVTNRGGRTCHAAIIAREMGIPAVVGCGDATAKISDGSDVTVSCAEGDTGFIYEGQLEYSVSTSEIDNMPSIPMKVMMNVGNPDRAFSFARLPHAGIGLARVEFVINKMIGVHPKALLNFDNESADLQQEIKEIMAGYESPREFYITKLTEGVSTLAAAFSPERVIVRMSDFKSNEYANLVGGDIYEPEEENPMIGYRGASRYISEDFRECFAMECEAIKRVRNDMGLTNVEIMIPFVRTLEEAEQVIAILAENGLERGKDGLKVIMMCELPSNAILADQFLDHFDGFSIGSNDLTQLTLGLDRDSGLIAHLFDERNPAIKALLEMAINACKARGKYVGICGQGPSDHKDFAHWLVEQGIDSVSLNPDTVLDTWLYLAEQNNK